Within Myotis daubentonii chromosome 13, mMyoDau2.1, whole genome shotgun sequence, the genomic segment GGGGAGAAGGCGGGAGTTGCAGAGGAGGTCCCAGCTCCCCTCCGCGGTCCCGTCCGTCCGGGAGGCTGCAGGCCTACGGGCTTCCGGGGCCCTGGGCGGCAGAGgatcctgggctctgctcaaTCGTCCACGTCGATCTCTTCATCTTCCTCGTCCTCCGAGCagtcctggctgctggcaggctgGTCCGTGAGCGGGGAAGCGGGCGAGAGTTGCAGGGGCCCCGCGCCTGGGGCCTGCGGAACGCCTGGAGGGAGTGCGGGAGAGCCAGGCCTCGACTTGGCCCTGCcacagccgccgccgccgccgcccgcagcCTCCGAGTTCTGCTCCAGTTCGGCCAGCGCCACGATGTCCATCTGCCCGCTGGGGCCCAGTTTCTTGGCGGACTCCACGTCGGCCTTCATCTCCTCCAGGTCCCGCTTGAGCTTGGCGCGCCGATTCTGAAACCAGGTGATGACCTGAGCGTTGGTGAGGCCCAGCTGCTGCGCGATTTGGTCGCGGTCGGCGGGGGACAGGTACTTCTGGTAGAGGAAGCGCTTCTCCAGCTCGTAGATCTGGTGGTTGGTGAAGGCCGTGCGCGACTTTCGCCGCTTCTTGGGGGTCTGCCGTTGCCCAAAGATGGTCATTCCGTCTCGGCCTGCGAGGAAACCACAGTGTAGGCTTGCGCCACGCGAGAAGGAAACCCACCCACTCTCCGCACCCCACCCAGGCTCATCGGGTCTGCGGTTTGCCACTGTTTCCTGCTCGGTTTTGATCAGGCTTCCGGGGCTGTGGGAAGCCTCGGCAATTGCAAACCCCCTTTCCCAGTCTCTCTTCTAACAGGAGTCCCTAGGAAAACATTGTTTTtgttccctccccccctcccgtgGCCCCCCGAAGAGTTGGTTTGAAAGACCCAAGGTTGCTAGAGCAGGAGGGAGCCGGATGGGGAAGTCCTGACTTTGGTATGAATGTTGGTACTCCGCGTCTCTTCCCAATTACCCCAACTCTACCCTCACTCAAAACTTCCCAGCAAAAGGCTCTCCATTCCTCATCCCAGGAGCAGGGCTAAGAGTGCCCAGGCCACTGGGAACTGGGAacgggagggagccaggcagagcaGGCCGACCACAGAAAGACCTGGTGTTCCCGCCATCCCTTCCCGGTCACTCTGGCCTATCCAGCGGTCCCTAGGAAACAGGGTTTGGGTCCTGTCCCTCCCATCTCTACTCCGAGCGGCGGCGGTTTGGGCTGGAGGGCCCAGACGGCCGGCGCGGGAGGAGGCTGGCAGAGGCACAGGGCACGAAGCGCGATGGGCACAGGAGGCGGGGGCTCTGGATGCTGGGCGCAGGGGAATCCAGTGGCAACACCTACCTTCGGCTGCCTGCAGGACGCTGACCTCCAGCCCCTTAAAGGTCTTGCTGGCGAGCTCCTCCAGGGCGCACAGAGGCGAGGTCTGCGAGAGCAGCGCGCGGCCCGCCAGGGGCAAGCCGCCCGGCGAGTGCTTGTCCGCCGCCGCCAGCAGGTGCGCCGCCCCGCACAGCGAGTAACTTCTCCGCACAGACGGCTTGTTGAGGATGTCCTCGATGCTGAACGGCGTCAGCGGCTTGTTGGAGTTGGCGGGTGGCGGCAGGTGGTCCAGCGGGCTGCGCCGCCGCTCCTCCCCCGGCGCCGCCTTGCCTTCCTCCTTGGAAGTCATCTCGGCCTCGTTTGGGGGCCCGGCCCGGGCGGCTCGGGCTGCGGGGACCCAGCCCGCGGGCAGCTCGGGCGCCGGGCGGCGCGGGAAAGCGGCAGCGGCGGGTGGGCAGGAGGCCGCGCCGGGCAGGGCGCGGGCCAAGCGCTGGCCAGGCGCGGGGCCGATTAACGCAGTGGCAGAGGCGAGCCGAGCCGCCCGGGGCCCCGGGAGGAGGGTGCTGGCgcgggcgccgccgccgccggggctTCCAGCAATCCGGGGCCCGAGCCGGGGCGCGCCGCGCGGGGCTCCAGTTTCGCCAGCCCCGGTGCTATTTAAAGGTGTCAGGTGGCTCCGCGGCGGCTCCTGGCCCCGGGTCCTGGAGGCGGCAGTTGGAAGAGCCGAGGCGAGTGCACCGATTCTGTACTGCGAGGGGAGGCGGAGAGATGGGGCAATTGACTATTGCTAACAAGTTAGCCTTGATCGAGGAGTAATCAATTATCTGCAGCGGCacttctgtctgtctctttctcctttctccctgtctttctcctctcttctttctctctgtcctctctcctcctgttctctctctctctctctctctccctccctctctcctctctgctccccccgtctctctccttctctccctctccctcgccctctctttcactctctgtcTGTCCAATGCAGGCGGCTCTAAGTTGGGAAGCTCATTAATTAGCGGGCCGGGGGTAGGAGGAGCCGGCTGGAATTAGCCTGCCTAATGCGCCTGTCAGTCCGGGCGCTGCGCCGCGCTCGGCCCGAGCTGTTTGTAAATTACATTAGCGGTGCCTTTATTGCACCCGAACCTCAGACGACTGAAATgccgccgcccccaccccaaaCTGCGAGCCTCACTCCCGGCGCACCCGCCTCCCGCCGGCCTGGCTGTGAGGGCAGCGCTGGCCCGCAGGTCTCAAGCTCTCCGACCCGGGATTTGACGCCGGAGAAGGGCCCCGAGAGTCCAGCCTGGAAGGTACGCAGCCGCCACGCGGTCCAGGTAAGACAAGGAGCTTGGGTGGGACCCGCCAGCGCCCAGCGCGGACTTTGGAGAGCGGCGATCAAGGACCCAGCGCCTCTACTCCTAGACTCTCTTGCCCCTCACCGTGGCCTTGGGCCACGCACCTGGGGAATCAGGAGGTCTAAACgggctctgcagccctgtgtgaGGCGACCTGGGACACAGAGGTGTGGGaaccccaggggctgggggaggggactaGTCAGAGGACTCAACCTTCCTCAGCCTAGAGGCGGGTGAGAGTTGGTGGTGGCTCGAGGCACCTCTCCTGCGGCCTGATCCCAAAGGGACAGTCTTACCTCTTCAGGCAATCCTGCACACTTTCCTCGGGCCGATGCTCTAGAGGCCGCCTGGTGACCGGCGTCCGACCGGCGGTCGGGCCGGGTGCCCCGGCTAACgggccggctggggcctccctgctGCGCTCTGCTGGCCGGGCCTCGGCCGGCTGCCGGCCCCGCCCAGCCCAACGCCGGGCAAGAGTGTACCGCCCGGCCGGCCGACTCCAGCTGTTCCGGATGCGGGGCGGGGGCCCAGAGGGGGCCTGCCGCGGCTGGGGCTGCGCTCTTAGGAACCCGCAGAGAGGCCAGGGTTCGGGTCAGACTACGGTCTGGGAACCGTATGGCCCCGCATTCCGTGTATATCAGGCAAGCATTTGTGTGCGTCGGCATTTGAATGTGTTTATGTTTTTGAATGTGTATATTTGTATGTGATTCTCCATCTGTATATTTGTGTGAACAAATGTGAATCTGAGGGTATGCCGGCGGCGTGTGAGCCCTTACCTACGTCTTTCATTCTCTTGAGGCCCCCAAGGGGGTTGTGCTCATCTGGTTTGTGCGGGGCCGCTGGCCCCACCACCCTAATTTTCCATTTCTGcgccaggagagaggaggggaggtaAAGGGGGTTGGGACCAAGACAGGAAGAACTGTTCCCTTCCCCACAGCCTCGGCCCTTTCCCTGGCTTTGTTTGTAAACTCCTGGGCAGGCAGTGCCATCCGGCAGCCTGCTTAGTCAGGACAAGGGCCCAGAGAGGGTAGTGCAGAGGACTGTGGCCCAGTCCAGAGGTGGGAATGGGAAAAATAGGACCTCTTGGACTTCTTAGCCCTGTACCTGCCCCAGAGAGGGAGTGAGCCAAgctgggctgtggggctgggtacaggttctctccctgtctccagcATAGGGACCTCAGTGCACCAGAGATGGGTTGGTTGCTTCACCTcccttttaattatttgtttggaACGTGGCTTGCAGGTCTCCAGAGTGAAGGGGACAGTGTAAAGATAAAGGATTCTTGTTTGGGACCCCAGTGTCTGCCGCTGGCCTGCTTGGGAGCATTGGGAGGAGCTACTTACCCTCTTCCCCCACCTTTGTCCAGCATTTTGTGGGGAGGACAGGTATTCAGAAGCAGAGTGAGAATGGGATTCTCCGTTCCCCCAGGGCCACAGAACTATGGCCAAGGCAGACCGTCTCTGGTGCATCAGTGCTGTTCTGGGAGCCATGAGGGCCTAGCAACCATGGGGCCAGAGACTAGAGATGGTGGAGAGGGTGCCAGGGAGCTGGACACTGCTGGCTTGGATGCTCAGAGACTGAGAGTGGTCTGCCCTCTCCTCTCACTTCCTGCTCCAGGATCCTGCCTCAGCCTCTGGCCTGCTGCTCTTTCCTGCCATAACCCCAAAGCCCAGTCCCAGGTGTGAAGCAAGACACCCCCCGCCCGTGCTAGCAGAGAACAGGGACTCTTGGGTCCCTATCCTGGAAGGGGCTTCCCCCATACTCCCCCATTCTTCCTATCTGTTCCTGTATTCACACCTGATATTGGCCTGTAGGACCAATCTCCCAGCCCCTCAGGACCAGCAAAGTTTAAAGTACTATGAGGCTGCCAGGAAGATGAGGAACAGTAATTGGGGAGCAGAGGGGGTGGTGGCATAGAATTTCTCCACTGGGACACTATTTCCTGGGCCATTCATCTTCAACCACATCATGTCAAAGTGGACAGGACACTCTACCATCATCTGCTTTATTACCTCCTTCACCTACTGTGGCCAcacctcttcttcctttcctagCCAGCAATAGCAGTTCCACCCCGAGGCTTTGTCTTTCTGGCCAGATTTGTTCAACTCCTGTGCTCCAGCTTGGCACGGCAAGGAGTTCAAGGGGCACCTGGGGGTGTTGCCCACCCATTTTGTTGCTTAGGGTCCCCTGCCtgcatcgcctcatccaggccattttaaaaaaacagcccaACTGCCCCACCAACCTTTTCCATATCCcacagttccccccccccccccgccccactagAGACTCCAATGTGTGGGTGGCTAGAATTTTCTGAACTCCTGGGACCCCACACCCGTCCTGCAGAGCAAGGAGCTATGTTTTGAGTTTGTGGTCAGATTCACTTCTCCCACCAGACAAACCTGGCggtccttgagggcagggatcttTATCTGGGAATTCCATACACCCCAGACCTGCGCAGGCCAGGCAATCACCTGGCACCCTCTGTGTATTGGTTGAATGAGTTTTTATCAAGCAAATGAAGTACAAATGGTTGTATATTCTGGAGGGGAAAGTCTTGGGCCTTGACTGTCCCCACTCAGAGGATATTTGGAGTTTGTGAAAATTGGAAGGAAGGGTAACTCAGGGGCAGACGGGTGGGGGATGGCAAGGAGGAACCCTGCCAGTTGCTCTCCAAAATCTAACCTTCTGCCTGGGACCTCATGCTGGGTTGGGAAGACATTGTGGGATCCTCAACCCCCAGTAAGCTGAGCCAGTGGCATCTCCTCTGGAGCTGGATGTAGCTTGTCCCTTGAGTTTGCTCCACAGAGGGAATGCCTGTCTCTAGAGCCTGGACTCCCAAATGTGTGCTTGCTGCCTGTACCCCCAGGGTCCAGCCTTATTCTGTCTCCAGTGGAAGGGGAAGAGTTTATTCTGCCAAATATATGCTTTCCCCCTACTCCAGTGAATATTCCagacaaagaggaaggaaagcaTATCGCATGAATTGCCAGGATAAGGGGACCCTGTAGACCCAAACAAAATGACTTATTCCTTAGCTCCGGAGAATAATCCGAGTAAACCCCCAAAGGCTCCATCGGCTTGAATCCAGGTTGTTGTGGTAGCCCCATTTGCTTCCAGATTATTTGTGCAAGCACCAGCATTGGCCCTCAGGCCAGAGCTGCCCTAAAGAAAAGGTTCTGACAGCACTTGACAGGAGCTAACTTGGCCACCAATTGGGATCATTGTTGTCCCCTGAGCAACTGCTCCTCTGATTCTCCCTGTGGAATTCAGAGAGTGTTTCTTCTGCTATAGAAGTAGACTCCTCCGATAGATGGCCTCCTGCCACCCTTGCTGAACCAGGACTGCCCACTTGGTTTTTATATTCTGCCCTGGGCCACCATCTgcagtaacaacaacaataaccatGACAGTAAACACCATAATCCCTTACTGCTTGTGCCTGGCTTCAGGCTAAGATTTTTACTCATTTCATATAttacaaccctgtgaggtagctTCTGTTATTACCctgattttacaaataagaaaaatgaggcccagagaagttaagtaacccatccaaagtcacacagccgaTTTTGGAATCACTAAGATTtgaagactatttttttttctgactcaaGTCTTAATCCCAGAGCCATGGGGTTCTTAACCAGAGGTCTCCAAGGGCTCTTTGAATGGGCTTCAGGAGCTCTGCAGATCCCAGAAATTGTGTGTTAAATTATGTATGTGAGCCCAAGTGGGTACATTTCCCAGGGACAATGTTACATAACGTATTGGATTCTCAAAAGGGGTTGGAGATCTTGAAAAGGTTAAGGCCACAGGAAGGCCAATAGGGAAGGGGTAGGAAGAGAGAAGTTGCCTCCTCGCAGGCCTGGAGAGTAGGGAGCCAGCTGATCCAAAATTTGGGACAGGCTCCAAGCCTGCTTCTGGACCTGTCTTGCAGTCTCTGGCCAGGCCCAGCTTTCAGAACCTCCTCTAGCAAAGGGGGCAGAGTCTATGGCCAGGGCACTCACTCCGAGAGcactcctcctctttcccctccccactttTTGTGTGAACCTAACTCTTTTAGAGCCTATTTGATAGGGGGCCCCACCACAAGGGTCACCTTCTAGGCACTTCAGCTCTGCATAGGGAGATTGACTGCCCTTTAGAAGTGTGTTTGGGGGGGGTGTTGAGGGGGAGCCTAGACAGATCACTGAGTGATAGAGACCGGGAGAGAGGAGATGAGACAGTTCCGGGGAGGTGCTCAAAGCCCAAGTGACCATACTTTGCAGCCTCCAGAACAGCCCTCCCTTTTGGTCCCAAGTCTTTGCTCCTGTCATCTGGAGCAGAAAGGGTTCTGTCACTTCCCTTCTTGGCCCCTCTTGCTCTGTTTTTAGTGCTCAactcattgggggggggggccttcccTGACCCGTTCAGTTTCTCTCTGCTCCTTAGCACACACCTCCTTGGTGCCACGTCAGGTTGCCAGGGATGTGCATATTTGTCTGTCTgtccttctgcctctctctccacctgGCTGTGAACTTGGGAGGAAGGGACCTGAATCTCCTCTCTATGTCCTATGCTAGCCTGGCATATAGCAAAGTCTCCTCAtgaatttattgaatgaataaactaaaTGAATAATAAGAGACAAAAGAGAGCCAGGCAGGGTCTGTGCCCTAGAGAGAGGACCAGGGGTGTGAGAGAAGGGTAGGTGCATTGTTTTGCCAGCTGCGTGCAGATGTGTGAGACACCCTTGCtgctccaacacacacacacacacacacacacacacacacacacacacacacacacacatacggcACAGGAGcctcatttttaaatgctttttggccatggggggagggtcctgggttctggaCCCAGCTGTGCTATGgagtttgctctctctctctctcttctccccctctccttctgccctttccccctcttctcctctccctctcttcctccttctctctgaaaaaacAGGATTGAGCCCCTATCATGTTTTGGGACcagaagcagagaggaagagCAGACAGAAGATGGAGGGTGATGGGTAGGCAAGAGTGGCAGGAAACAGACACCCCACCCCAGTAGCCCAGGGGACCATGAAGAGGATAAAGATAAGTGGGAGGAGTCTAGTTCTGTCCCAGTGGAGGTGGCATTTGAGTGGAGCCTTGAAAAACCAGGAGCATTTGGGTAGATACCTAAGTGGGTGCCACTCTCCAGGCAAGGGGGACAGCCAGGCAGGAGACTAGAGGTGCCAGCCCAGAGGGGGAGCTAGAGAGCCCCTATATTTCCTCCCTCTGTCATTTGGGAAGCGAGCTGCTGGGGTTGGGGTGAAATCTTTGATCCCTTGTGAACTCCCATCAGGTCTGCAGCCTGGTGTGGGTGCTGGTGGGCTCCTGGAATGGCTGCTTCGAGCCAAAGGGGTGAGGGAGTTGGGGCGAGGCTgcaccctcagccctgccactccTGGGCCAATAGGTGGAGGGACGGAGCAGAGTAGCTAAGAGATTGAGgagccagctgccagccccactAGGCGGGCCAAGGAGTCAGGCCTGAGTCAGGCTTATAATAAACAGCACGTGGATAATTCAGCGGGGGGCCTCACTGCATTAGTGCAGGCACTGAGGGGCGGGGGTCACTAACACTCTAGAGGAGGAGAGTCCGGATAGAAGACCCGCTGTCCTCTCCTGTCCTGGATTCTGCCTGGGCCACATCCCAAGGGACTCCCTGGTCCCAGATCCTTTCTGGCCCCACTGCTCAGAGGGCCGCCTGCTCTCAAGACACCCACAACAGAAGGCGGGCGGCAGGACCAAGACTAGACTAGGAGCGCAGTGGGCTGACTTGCAAGAAACCACTGCTCCAGTGCCCAGCCGCACAGAGAACGCGCGCAATGTGGCTCCCAGCAAAGTGAGGAAGGAGGTTCAGGCCTGTGCCCATAGCCCGGATGCTGGGGCTGCTTCGTCATGGCCGGGATGGAAGTGAAGCCGCAGGACCCTCCACTCACTCTGGACCCCAGGTTCCTCCGCCTCTGTTGTCCCCTCTTTTCCGGGACCGGAGGACCCAGTTCTGGTGGCGCAAGCAGCTGGTGCCGCCTGGCGCAGAACGCTGGGCCTGGAAGACGGGCTGAATGCGCTGCGCCCTCAGCCTGATTTCGTTTGAGCGGAACCAGCTCCCGGTGGCCTTTCCGCCTCCCGCTTGTCCCTGGGCTCCTGACCTTGAATCACACTGCTCCCTTCTCACATCTACCGCCGCGTGTTCCCCCAGTTCCTCCCAAAGTCCCTTCACTCCAGGAGGTCGCGCCAGCCCTTTCGTTAGCAGCCTGACCCTTTCTCCACGcagcccccctccgcccccaggtGGTGACCCTCAGCGGAGACCCTCGCAGTGGCCCCGCTGGCCTACCGGGCGGGCGGCGCGGACAGGACCCCAGTCTTCAGGGGCGTCCCAGGCAGCGCGACCAGAAGCCCCGCAGACGGCCCTCGGTGCCCTAGCCCCGCGccgccttccccccacccccacccccaagaatcTTCCTCCTGGCTGCCGCTCCCTCCGTCTCTTTCTCATCCCCCCGCCTGTA encodes:
- the LBX1 gene encoding transcription factor LBX1, which encodes MTSKEEGKAAPGEERRRSPLDHLPPPANSNKPLTPFSIEDILNKPSVRRSYSLCGAAHLLAAADKHSPGGLPLAGRALLSQTSPLCALEELASKTFKGLEVSVLQAAEGRDGMTIFGQRQTPKKRRKSRTAFTNHQIYELEKRFLYQKYLSPADRDQIAQQLGLTNAQVITWFQNRRAKLKRDLEEMKADVESAKKLGPSGQMDIVALAELEQNSEAAGGGGGGCGRAKSRPGSPALPPGVPQAPGAGPLQLSPASPLTDQPASSQDCSEDEEDEEIDVDD